In the genome of Cupriavidus malaysiensis, one region contains:
- a CDS encoding AMP-binding protein produces the protein MTAQAFLAARDFLQRHRTDYDTACRDFRWPQLGAFNWALDYFDAIARGNDKPALWIVGAEGGAGTQYSFAQMSERSARVANHLRGAGVGRGDRILLMLPNRVELWDAMLAAMKLGAVVLPATTQLSAEDVRDRVQLGGARFAIVDENEAAKFDGLELPLTRFVAGAPRPGWHTFGDGYAAPADFVPDGATDADDPMLLYFTSGTTSKPKLVEHTHRTYPVGSLSTMYWVGLQPGDVHWNISSPGWAKHAWSCFYAPWNAQACVFAYNYARFEPQAVLDTLVRCGVTTLCAPPTVWRMLVQQPLADYRTALREIVGAGEPLNPEIIERVRHAWGITIRDGYGQTETTCMIGNPPGQPVVPGSMGRPLPGYRIALLDPDGKPAEEGEIALPLDGGATRPAGLMRGYANNPDATAHAMRDGHYRTSDIALRREDGYYVYVGRADDVFKSSDYRLSPFELESVMIEHAAIAEAAVVPSPDPVRLSVPKAYVSLRQGHVASAELAREIFRFSRERLAPYKRIRRLQFAELPKTISGKIRRVELRRQEMARGDETAQRMPGEYWEEDFADLKP, from the coding sequence ATGACTGCACAGGCATTCCTCGCGGCGCGCGACTTCCTGCAGCGCCACCGTACCGACTACGACACCGCCTGCCGCGATTTCCGCTGGCCGCAGCTCGGCGCCTTCAACTGGGCGCTCGACTACTTCGACGCCATCGCGCGCGGCAACGACAAGCCTGCGCTGTGGATCGTCGGCGCCGAGGGCGGCGCGGGCACGCAGTACTCCTTCGCGCAGATGTCCGAGCGCTCGGCGCGCGTCGCCAACCACCTGCGCGGCGCCGGCGTCGGCCGCGGCGACCGCATCCTGCTGATGCTGCCCAACCGCGTCGAGCTGTGGGACGCCATGCTGGCGGCGATGAAGCTGGGCGCGGTGGTGCTGCCCGCCACCACGCAGCTGTCGGCCGAGGACGTGCGCGACCGCGTGCAGCTCGGCGGCGCGCGCTTCGCCATCGTCGACGAGAACGAGGCCGCCAAGTTCGACGGCCTGGAGCTGCCGCTGACCCGCTTCGTGGCCGGCGCGCCGCGCCCCGGCTGGCACACCTTCGGCGACGGCTACGCCGCGCCCGCCGACTTCGTGCCGGACGGCGCCACCGACGCCGACGACCCGATGCTGCTCTACTTCACCTCGGGCACCACCTCCAAGCCCAAGCTGGTCGAGCACACCCACCGGACCTACCCGGTCGGCAGCCTGTCGACCATGTACTGGGTGGGCCTGCAACCCGGCGACGTGCACTGGAACATCAGCTCGCCGGGCTGGGCCAAGCATGCCTGGAGCTGCTTCTACGCGCCCTGGAACGCCCAGGCCTGCGTGTTCGCCTACAACTACGCCCGCTTCGAGCCGCAGGCGGTGCTCGACACGCTGGTGCGCTGCGGCGTCACCACCCTGTGCGCGCCGCCCACGGTGTGGCGCATGCTGGTGCAGCAGCCGCTGGCCGACTACCGCACCGCGCTGCGCGAGATCGTCGGCGCCGGCGAGCCGCTCAACCCCGAGATCATCGAGCGCGTGCGCCACGCCTGGGGCATCACCATCCGCGACGGCTACGGCCAGACCGAGACCACCTGCATGATCGGCAACCCGCCCGGGCAGCCGGTGGTGCCGGGCTCGATGGGCCGGCCGCTGCCGGGCTACCGCATCGCCCTGCTCGACCCCGACGGCAAGCCGGCCGAGGAAGGCGAGATCGCGCTGCCGCTGGACGGCGGCGCCACGCGCCCGGCCGGCCTGATGCGCGGCTATGCCAATAACCCGGACGCCACCGCGCACGCCATGCGCGACGGCCACTACCGCACCTCCGACATCGCGCTGCGGCGCGAGGACGGCTACTACGTCTACGTCGGCCGCGCCGACGACGTCTTCAAGTCTTCCGACTACCGCCTGAGCCCGTTCGAGCTGGAAAGCGTGATGATCGAGCACGCCGCCATCGCCGAGGCGGCGGTGGTGCCCAGCCCCGACCCGGTGCGACTGTCGGTGCCCAAGGCCTATGTCTCGCTGCGCCAGGGCCACGTCGCCAGCGCCGAGCTGGCGCGCGAGATCTTCCGCTTCTCGCGCGAGCGGCTGGCGCCGTACAAGCGCATCCGCCGGCTGCAGTTCGCCGAGCTGCCCAAGACCATCTCCGGCAAGATCCGCCGCGTGGAGCTGCGGCGCCAGGAGATGGCGCGCGGCGACGAGACCGCGCAGCGCATGCCCGGCGAATACTGGGAAGAGGACTTCGCCGACCTCAAGCCCTGA
- a CDS encoding acyl-CoA dehydrogenase family protein — protein sequence MPHDYTEEQIMIRDTARAFASERLAAGAAQWDEAGALPPEVVQEMGALGLLGMIVPEEWGGTYTDYVAYALAIEEIAAGCAACATLMSVHNSVGCGPILHYGTEAQKDRYLGRLARGELVGAFCLTEPQAGSEAHNLRTRARLQDGRWVLDGSKQFVTNGARAGLAVVFAVTDPEAGKRGLSAFLVPTDTPGFVVGKPENKMGIRASDTCPITLDQCAIPEDALLGARGDGLRIALSNLEGGRIGIAAQAVGIARAAFEKAKVYATERTQFGKPLMEHQAIAQKLADMATRLNAARLLVHHAARLRSAGRPCLSEASQAKLFASEMAEAVCSDAIQIHGGYGYLADYDVERHYRDARITQIYEGTSEVQRMVIARQL from the coding sequence ATGCCCCACGACTACACCGAAGAACAGATCATGATCCGCGACACCGCGCGCGCCTTTGCCAGCGAGCGGCTGGCCGCCGGCGCCGCGCAGTGGGACGAGGCGGGCGCGCTGCCGCCGGAGGTGGTGCAGGAGATGGGCGCGCTCGGCCTGCTGGGCATGATCGTGCCCGAGGAGTGGGGCGGCACCTATACCGACTACGTGGCCTACGCGCTCGCCATCGAGGAGATCGCCGCCGGCTGCGCGGCCTGCGCCACGCTGATGAGCGTGCACAACTCGGTAGGCTGCGGTCCCATCCTGCACTACGGCACCGAAGCGCAGAAGGACCGCTACCTGGGCCGCCTGGCGCGCGGCGAACTGGTCGGCGCCTTCTGCCTGACCGAGCCGCAGGCCGGCTCCGAGGCGCACAACCTGCGCACCCGCGCCCGCCTGCAGGACGGCCGCTGGGTGCTCGACGGCAGCAAGCAGTTCGTCACCAACGGCGCGCGCGCCGGCCTGGCCGTGGTCTTCGCCGTGACCGACCCCGAGGCCGGCAAGCGCGGCCTGTCGGCCTTCCTGGTGCCGACCGACACGCCGGGCTTCGTGGTCGGCAAGCCCGAGAACAAGATGGGCATCCGCGCCTCCGATACCTGTCCGATCACCCTGGACCAGTGCGCGATCCCCGAGGACGCCCTGCTCGGCGCGCGCGGCGACGGCCTGCGCATCGCCCTGTCCAACCTGGAGGGCGGACGCATCGGCATCGCCGCGCAGGCGGTCGGCATCGCCCGCGCCGCGTTCGAGAAGGCGAAGGTCTACGCCACCGAGCGCACCCAGTTCGGCAAGCCGCTGATGGAGCACCAGGCGATCGCGCAGAAGCTGGCCGACATGGCCACCCGCCTGAACGCCGCGCGCCTGCTGGTGCACCACGCGGCGCGGCTGCGCAGCGCCGGCCGCCCCTGCCTGTCGGAGGCCTCCCAGGCCAAGCTGTTTGCCTCCGAGATGGCCGAAGCGGTATGCTCGGATGCGATCCAGATCCATGGCGGCTATGGCTATCTCGCCGACTACGACGTCGAGCGCCACTACCGCGACGCCCGGATCACGCAGATCTACGAGGGGACCAGCGAAGTGCAGAGGATGGTGATCGCGCGGCAGTTGTGA
- a CDS encoding AraC family transcriptional regulator gives MEKGTVAICFVHQAIAGLRARGLPPEPVLRAAGIAPALLEAPQARVSADSYSALWLEVARVLDDEFFGQDSRRMKCGSFTMLCHAVAGSQTLGQGLERVARFFGLLLDDIGVRLERPSAAAGAAALVLTTPSARRPGVFAQETLLIMLHGLMSWLARRRVPIQQASFAYPEPDYSAEYRVMYSRRLAFGEPSTALWFDAAWLAHPVRHDERSLKVFLRAAPHNLVVKYSDRAGIVARIRRLLRQSRPEAWPTFEQLAQDMHLSASSLRRRLMDEGATYQQLKDELRRDLAIEALSHSTQPIVAIAAELGFAEPGAFHRAFRRWTGSRPGAYRAVPAP, from the coding sequence ATGGAAAAAGGCACCGTTGCCATCTGTTTCGTCCATCAAGCCATCGCCGGCCTGCGCGCGCGCGGGCTGCCGCCCGAGCCCGTGCTGCGGGCCGCCGGGATCGCCCCGGCCCTGCTGGAGGCGCCCCAGGCGCGCGTGTCGGCCGACAGCTACAGCGCCCTCTGGCTGGAAGTGGCGCGCGTGCTCGACGATGAATTCTTCGGCCAGGACTCGCGCCGGATGAAATGCGGCAGCTTCACCATGCTGTGCCACGCCGTGGCCGGCAGCCAGACGCTGGGACAGGGGCTGGAGCGCGTGGCGCGTTTCTTCGGCCTGCTGCTGGACGATATCGGCGTGCGCCTGGAGCGGCCGAGTGCGGCGGCAGGCGCGGCCGCGCTGGTGCTGACCACGCCTTCGGCGCGCCGGCCGGGCGTGTTCGCCCAGGAGACGCTGCTGATCATGCTGCACGGGCTGATGAGCTGGCTGGCGCGCCGGCGCGTGCCGATCCAGCAGGCCAGCTTCGCCTACCCGGAACCGGACTACAGCGCCGAGTACCGGGTCATGTACTCGCGCCGCCTGGCCTTCGGCGAACCGAGCACGGCGCTGTGGTTCGATGCGGCCTGGCTGGCGCACCCGGTGCGCCACGACGAGCGCAGCCTCAAGGTGTTCCTGCGTGCTGCGCCGCACAACCTGGTGGTCAAGTACTCGGACCGCGCCGGCATCGTGGCGCGCATCCGCCGCTTGCTGCGACAGTCGCGCCCGGAGGCCTGGCCGACCTTCGAGCAGCTCGCGCAGGACATGCACCTGTCGGCCTCCTCGCTGCGGCGCCGGCTGATGGACGAGGGGGCGACCTACCAGCAGCTCAAGGACGAACTGCGCCGCGACCTCGCCATCGAGGCGCTCAGCCATTCGACGCAGCCCATCGTGGCCATCGCGGCCGAGCTGGGCTTCGCCGAGCCGGGCGCCTTCCACCGCGCCTTCCGCCGCTGGACCGGCTCGCGGCCGGGGGCCTATCGGGCGGTACCGGCGCCGTAG
- a CDS encoding mechanosensitive ion channel family protein: MNPEVLLDTLTNLVPRHPWAQLALNLGLLALAAVLAQWVVTRTILYLAHRLLDLSGHGAWNVALLRHRAYHRLWFATPFAVVALGIGEVPHLDHSAHLIERVAHAGAWICVFMALHSLLSAWQDVYSGSTRAQTRSIKGYIQMGKLALALICGVLVLSILLDRSPLWMLSGLGALSAVLLLVFKDTLLSLVASTQLTSNDMLRIGDWIEMPQSNADGFVQDIALHTVKVRNWDNTVTTVPTYKLFSESYRNYRQMFESGARRIKRTLRIDASGVRFLRDDEIAGLMRLRLLHDYLEEKQAEVERTNRELGASADEPVNRRRLTNLGTFRAYAMAYLRQHAEIRHDLLLNVRMMEPGSEGVPVEVYCFTAVTAWMEYERIQGDIFDHLLAILPEMGLRLYQAPSGADLGGMRSQWLADAAAQQASPRPSPSPASPASPASPAFPEPAGRPPL; encoded by the coding sequence ATGAATCCGGAAGTCCTGCTCGATACCCTGACGAACCTGGTGCCCCGCCATCCGTGGGCCCAACTCGCGCTCAACCTCGGCCTGCTGGCGCTGGCCGCCGTGCTGGCCCAATGGGTGGTGACGCGCACCATCCTCTACCTGGCCCACCGCCTGCTCGACCTGAGCGGCCACGGCGCCTGGAACGTGGCGCTGCTGCGCCACCGCGCCTACCACCGGCTGTGGTTCGCCACGCCGTTCGCAGTGGTGGCGCTGGGCATCGGCGAGGTACCTCACCTCGACCACAGCGCCCACCTGATCGAGCGCGTGGCGCATGCCGGCGCCTGGATCTGCGTCTTCATGGCGCTGCACAGCCTGCTGAGCGCCTGGCAGGACGTCTACTCCGGCAGCACGCGGGCCCAGACCCGTTCCATCAAGGGTTATATCCAGATGGGCAAGCTGGCGCTCGCCCTGATCTGCGGCGTGCTGGTGCTGTCCATCCTGCTCGACCGCTCGCCGCTGTGGATGCTGTCCGGCCTGGGCGCGCTGTCGGCGGTGCTGCTGCTGGTGTTCAAGGACACGCTGCTGTCGCTGGTGGCCAGCACCCAGCTCACGTCCAACGACATGCTGCGCATCGGCGACTGGATCGAGATGCCGCAGTCCAATGCCGACGGCTTCGTGCAGGACATCGCGCTGCACACGGTCAAGGTGCGCAACTGGGACAACACCGTCACCACGGTGCCCACCTACAAGCTGTTCTCGGAGAGCTACCGCAATTACCGCCAGATGTTCGAGTCGGGCGCGCGCCGCATCAAGCGCACCCTGCGCATCGACGCCAGCGGCGTGCGCTTCCTGCGCGACGACGAGATCGCCGGCCTGATGCGCTTGCGCCTGCTGCACGACTACCTGGAAGAAAAGCAGGCCGAGGTGGAGCGCACCAACCGCGAACTGGGCGCCTCGGCCGACGAGCCGGTCAACCGGCGCCGCCTGACCAATCTCGGCACCTTCCGCGCCTATGCCATGGCCTACCTGCGCCAGCATGCCGAGATCCGCCACGACCTGCTGCTCAACGTGCGCATGATGGAGCCGGGTTCCGAGGGGGTGCCGGTCGAGGTCTACTGCTTCACCGCGGTGACGGCGTGGATGGAGTACGAGCGCATCCAGGGCGACATCTTCGACCACCTGCTGGCGATCCTGCCGGAGATGGGCCTGCGCCTGTACCAGGCGCCGTCCGGCGCCGACCTGGGCGGCATGCGGTCGCAGTGGCTGGCCGACGCCGCCGCGCAGCAGGCGTCGCCGCGGCCGTCCCCCTCTCCGGCCTCCCCGGCCTCCCCGGCCTCTCCGGCCTTCCCCGAGCCCGCCGGCCGGCCGCCGCTGTAG
- a CDS encoding GGDEF domain-containing protein has translation MQAALAMQIVTAALGAMMLAIIWSLRRCGLPGVGHWFYANLAAALALVLFALRGRLPDGLVIGLGNPLLAWAMAQMYAGVQRFCGRAPPWRALVAGVLALAAAVALWHFHFDDFNVRVAIVSVFHAALCAACGWTLLRARLPGRAGGHYVTTAVFALFFAAAHALRGALSLQAALQGPPGASPPGMHILFLLLGALAVPALTMGAVLMVHDRLVHRLELIANTDFLTGVLSRKAFEDEATRQLARAARGDSAPALLLLDIDRFKAVNDNHGHAAGDEVLRAFTAMARDAVRPGDRIGRLGGEEFAVLLPATALEDALLVAERLRARAEAGRVDGSFGSLHYTISGGVAHWLPGESLARLTGRADAALYAAKLAGRNRMLASATPAAARPATAGSAPAQPRTPQPH, from the coding sequence ATGCAAGCCGCGCTTGCCATGCAGATCGTCACCGCCGCACTCGGCGCCATGATGCTGGCCATCATCTGGTCGCTGCGGCGCTGCGGCCTGCCCGGGGTGGGGCACTGGTTCTACGCCAACCTGGCCGCCGCGCTGGCGCTGGTGCTGTTCGCGCTGCGCGGGCGGCTGCCCGACGGGCTGGTGATCGGCCTCGGCAATCCCCTGCTGGCGTGGGCGATGGCGCAGATGTACGCAGGCGTGCAGCGCTTCTGCGGCCGCGCGCCACCCTGGCGCGCGCTGGTCGCGGGCGTGCTGGCGCTGGCTGCCGCGGTGGCGCTGTGGCACTTCCACTTCGACGATTTCAACGTGCGGGTGGCGATCGTCTCGGTCTTCCACGCGGCCCTGTGCGCCGCCTGCGGATGGACCCTGCTGCGCGCGCGCCTGCCGGGGCGGGCCGGCGGCCACTATGTCACCACCGCCGTCTTCGCCCTGTTCTTCGCCGCGGCGCATGCGCTGCGCGGCGCGCTGTCGCTGCAGGCGGCCCTGCAGGGCCCGCCCGGCGCCAGCCCGCCGGGCATGCACATCCTGTTCCTGCTGCTTGGCGCGCTGGCGGTGCCGGCGCTGACCATGGGCGCGGTGCTGATGGTCCACGACCGCCTGGTGCACCGGCTCGAACTCATCGCCAACACCGACTTCCTGACCGGCGTGCTGTCGCGCAAGGCCTTCGAGGACGAAGCCACGCGCCAGCTGGCGCGCGCCGCCCGCGGCGACAGCGCGCCGGCGCTGCTGCTGCTCGACATCGACCGCTTCAAGGCGGTCAACGACAACCACGGCCACGCCGCCGGCGACGAGGTGCTGCGCGCCTTCACCGCCATGGCGCGCGATGCCGTCCGCCCCGGCGACCGCATCGGCCGCCTGGGCGGGGAAGAGTTCGCCGTGCTGCTGCCGGCCACCGCGCTCGAAGACGCCCTGCTGGTGGCGGAGCGGCTGCGCGCGCGCGCGGAGGCCGGCCGCGTCGACGGCAGCTTCGGCTCGCTGCACTACACCATCAGCGGCGGCGTGGCGCATTGGCTGCCGGGCGAGTCGCTGGCGCGCCTGACCGGGCGCGCCGATGCGGCGCTCTACGCCGCCAAGCTGGCCGGCCGCAACCGCATGCTGGCGAGCGCCACGCCGGCGGCGGCCCGCCCGGCCACGGCGGGCTCCGCGCCGGCGCAGCCGCGCACGCCGCAGCCCCACTGA
- a CDS encoding TonB-dependent siderophore receptor: MPAASGPRRTALRPLARLSALAAAMLLAGAALAQGGQVALDLPAAPLEQALKTLARQSGTQIVFASAITDGKQAPRLHGNFTVGEALDRLLAGSGLAARRQADHVFTIGPAEAPRSEAELPVVTVSAAAQRETANGPVIGYIATRSATGSKTDASLDEVPQSISVVTRDRFEAQGAQSVNEALRYTASVSSYGAGTRSDWYTAVRGFVPSTYLDGLQLPNTINLASWRVDPWQLERVELLRGPASVLYGQGDPGGTINMVSKLPTLEPVRELEVQYGTHARKQIAGDFGGKLDEDGKFSYRLTALARDGNLPFGPFKDQRLMVAPSLTWRPDADTSLTLMASYLRDKTNSSDNFLPAQGTILPNPNGHISSRLFTGSPDFDSYEKTQYSFGYQFEHRFNDTWTVRQNLRYNHLRLDDRMSYGVGLDPSDPTQRTMLRYAGIAQPSYGRFDVDTQAQAKFDTGALRHTLLLGLDYQRQRTLDPENYALTSSLDLYHPVYAPTDLSIFTGAGAYPQDVRQTQSQVGLYLQDQIKLAERWVVTLGGRQDWTETRTTDQLAGSSSSQRDSAFTGRVGLVYLMPSGFAPYLSYSTSFNPTSGTDRNGQAFKPTQGRQVEAGVKYTRPDGKLSVTASLFQIHQRNVLTPDLADPTGAHSTQAGEVRSQGVELEAIAEVVPGLNLIASYTYQDVRNTKANDDTLNKWPIAIPIPREMAALWADYRLRGGPLAGLGFGAGVRYVSPTAGAPDNSLHVPGYALFDAAITYRIPHWRFALNGTNLGNREYISGCYDATRCIYGNGRTVIASARYSW, from the coding sequence ATGCCCGCCGCAAGCGGGCCCCGGCGCACCGCGCTGCGGCCGCTGGCGCGCCTGTCCGCCCTGGCCGCCGCCATGCTGCTGGCCGGCGCGGCGCTGGCGCAGGGCGGGCAGGTCGCGCTCGACCTGCCGGCGGCGCCGCTGGAGCAGGCGCTGAAGACGCTGGCCCGCCAGTCCGGCACCCAGATCGTCTTCGCCAGCGCCATCACCGACGGCAAGCAGGCCCCGCGCCTGCACGGCAACTTCACCGTCGGCGAGGCACTCGACCGCCTGCTGGCCGGCAGCGGCCTGGCCGCGCGCCGGCAGGCCGACCACGTTTTCACCATCGGCCCGGCCGAGGCACCGCGCAGCGAGGCCGAACTGCCGGTGGTGACGGTCAGCGCCGCGGCCCAGCGCGAGACCGCCAACGGCCCGGTGATCGGCTACATCGCCACGCGCAGCGCCACCGGCAGCAAGACCGATGCGTCGCTCGACGAAGTGCCGCAGTCCATCAGCGTGGTCACGCGCGACCGCTTCGAGGCCCAGGGCGCGCAGAGCGTCAACGAGGCCCTGCGCTATACCGCCTCGGTATCGTCGTACGGCGCCGGCACGCGCTCGGACTGGTACACCGCGGTGCGCGGCTTCGTGCCCAGCACCTACCTGGACGGGCTGCAACTGCCCAACACCATCAATCTCGCCAGCTGGCGCGTCGACCCCTGGCAGCTGGAACGGGTCGAGCTGCTGCGCGGGCCGGCCTCGGTGCTGTACGGCCAGGGCGATCCGGGCGGCACCATCAACATGGTCTCCAAGCTGCCCACGCTGGAGCCGGTGCGCGAGCTCGAGGTCCAGTACGGCACCCACGCGCGTAAGCAGATCGCCGGCGACTTCGGCGGCAAGCTGGACGAGGACGGCAAGTTCTCCTACCGCCTGACCGCGCTCGCGCGCGACGGCAACCTCCCCTTCGGCCCCTTCAAGGACCAGCGGCTGATGGTGGCGCCCTCGCTCACCTGGCGCCCCGATGCCGACACCTCGCTGACGCTGATGGCGAGCTACCTGCGCGACAAGACCAATTCCTCGGACAACTTCCTGCCCGCCCAGGGCACCATCCTGCCCAATCCGAACGGACACATCTCGTCGCGCCTGTTCACCGGCTCGCCCGACTTCGACAGCTACGAGAAAACACAGTACTCGTTCGGCTACCAGTTCGAACACCGCTTCAACGATACCTGGACGGTGCGGCAAAACCTGCGCTACAACCACCTGCGCCTGGATGACCGCATGAGCTACGGCGTCGGCCTCGACCCGTCCGACCCGACCCAGCGCACCATGCTGCGCTATGCCGGCATCGCCCAGCCCAGCTACGGTCGCTTCGACGTCGATACCCAGGCCCAGGCGAAATTCGACACCGGAGCGCTGCGCCACACCCTGCTGCTGGGCCTCGACTACCAGCGCCAGCGCACGCTCGACCCGGAAAACTACGCGCTGACCTCCTCGCTCGACCTCTACCACCCGGTCTACGCCCCCACCGACCTGTCCATCTTCACCGGCGCGGGCGCCTATCCGCAGGACGTGCGCCAGACGCAGAGCCAGGTCGGCCTCTACCTGCAGGACCAGATCAAGCTGGCCGAGCGCTGGGTGGTCACGCTGGGCGGACGCCAGGACTGGACCGAGACCCGCACCACCGACCAGCTCGCCGGCAGCTCCAGCAGCCAGCGCGACAGCGCCTTCACCGGCCGCGTCGGCCTGGTCTACCTGATGCCGTCCGGCTTCGCGCCCTACCTCAGCTATTCGACCTCCTTCAATCCCACCTCCGGCACCGACCGCAACGGCCAGGCCTTCAAGCCCACCCAGGGCCGGCAGGTCGAGGCCGGCGTCAAGTACACGCGCCCGGACGGCAAGCTCTCGGTGACCGCCTCGCTGTTCCAGATCCACCAGCGCAACGTGCTGACCCCGGATCTGGCCGATCCCACCGGCGCGCACAGCACGCAGGCGGGCGAAGTGCGCTCCCAGGGCGTCGAACTGGAGGCCATCGCCGAGGTGGTGCCGGGGCTGAACCTGATCGCCAGCTACACCTACCAGGACGTGCGCAACACCAAGGCCAACGATGACACGCTCAACAAGTGGCCGATCGCCATTCCCATCCCGCGCGAGATGGCCGCGCTGTGGGCCGACTACCGGCTGCGCGGCGGGCCGCTGGCGGGCCTGGGCTTCGGTGCCGGCGTGCGCTACGTGAGCCCGACCGCCGGCGCCCCGGACAACTCGCTGCACGTGCCCGGCTACGCGCTGTTCGATGCCGCCATCACCTACCGCATCCCGCACTGGCGCTTCGCCCTCAACGGCACCAACCTCGGCAACCGCGAGTACATCTCGGGCTGCTACGACGCCACGCGCTGCATCTACGGCAACGGCCGCACCGTGATCGCGAGCGCGCGCTACAGCTGGTAA
- a CDS encoding FecR family protein — translation MSPPQQNVQPDSQQDDFQREEDALARHRAALQQRFARPGAGAPPRRPRRARAATLAGLSGLAVALAAGLLWLDPPLHSARYATAAGARKTVTLPDGSQLVLNTRSALEVGWHLRSRRVALQEGEVLFDVAHAAWRPFLVQAGSTAIRVVGTAFDVRRERERVGVTVLRGRVQVSEGGHSVLLGAGEATWAAPGRLEPVAAVGAEQAASRLAWKDGKLVFTQTPLAEALAEIARYRRAPVTLADARLADLRISGVFDSAGTDVLLDLLPAILPVTVARAPDDTVTVRARAEP, via the coding sequence ATGTCCCCTCCCCAGCAGAACGTTCAGCCCGACAGCCAGCAAGACGATTTCCAGCGCGAGGAAGACGCGCTGGCCCGCCACCGCGCGGCGCTGCAACAACGCTTCGCGCGCCCCGGCGCCGGCGCGCCGCCGCGCCGGCCGCGCCGCGCGCGCGCCGCCACGCTGGCGGGCCTGTCCGGCCTCGCCGTCGCGCTGGCCGCCGGCCTGCTGTGGCTGGATCCGCCGCTGCACAGCGCCCGCTACGCCACCGCCGCCGGCGCGCGCAAGACCGTCACGCTGCCCGACGGCAGCCAGCTCGTGCTCAATACGCGCAGCGCGCTGGAGGTCGGCTGGCACCTGCGTTCGCGCCGCGTGGCGCTGCAGGAGGGCGAGGTGCTGTTCGACGTCGCCCACGCCGCCTGGCGGCCTTTCCTGGTGCAGGCCGGCAGCACCGCCATCCGCGTGGTGGGCACCGCCTTCGACGTGCGGCGCGAGCGCGAGCGCGTCGGCGTCACCGTGCTGCGCGGACGCGTGCAGGTCAGCGAGGGCGGCCACTCGGTGCTGCTGGGCGCCGGCGAGGCGACCTGGGCCGCGCCCGGGCGCCTGGAGCCCGTCGCCGCGGTCGGCGCCGAGCAGGCCGCCAGCCGCCTGGCATGGAAGGACGGCAAGCTGGTCTTCACGCAAACCCCGCTCGCCGAGGCGCTGGCGGAAATCGCCCGCTACCGGCGCGCACCGGTCACGCTGGCCGATGCGCGCCTGGCGGACCTGCGCATTTCCGGCGTGTTCGACAGCGCCGGCACCGACGTCCTGCTCGACCTGCTGCCCGCCATCCTGCCGGTCACCGTGGCACGCGCGCCCGACGACACGGTCACGGTGCGCGCCCGCGCCGAACCCTGA
- a CDS encoding RNA polymerase sigma factor: MPREQTYPPLIAALVRHYDELVEHLRRRFGADRGFARDVVHDVCVNLLAEPPRQPVLTPIAYLRRATLNLAIDRHRVERARAAWVLSMDELPDGVSEAPGQARRLDAAREFERLAAAIETLPPRCREVFVLHKVHELPQAEVALTLGISRKAVEKHVRLGLAACRAALQRELGS; this comes from the coding sequence GTGCCCCGCGAGCAGACTTACCCGCCCCTGATAGCCGCCCTGGTGCGCCACTACGACGAGCTGGTCGAGCACCTGCGCCGGCGCTTCGGCGCCGACCGCGGCTTCGCGCGCGACGTGGTCCACGATGTCTGCGTCAACCTGCTCGCCGAGCCGCCGCGCCAGCCGGTGCTGACCCCGATCGCCTACCTGCGGCGCGCCACGCTGAACCTGGCCATCGACCGCCATCGCGTGGAACGCGCGCGCGCGGCCTGGGTGCTGTCCATGGATGAGTTGCCGGACGGTGTCAGCGAGGCGCCCGGCCAGGCGCGCCGGCTCGACGCGGCGCGCGAGTTCGAGCGCCTGGCGGCGGCCATCGAGACGCTGCCGCCGCGCTGCCGCGAAGTCTTCGTCCTGCACAAGGTCCACGAACTGCCGCAGGCCGAGGTGGCGTTAACATTGGGCATTTCGCGCAAGGCGGTGGAGAAGCATGTCCGCCTGGGCCTGGCCGCCTGCCGGGCGGCCCTGCAGCGCGAGCTCGGATCCTGA